A region of Paenibacillus sp. JNUCC-31 DNA encodes the following proteins:
- a CDS encoding DUF3105 domain-containing protein, translating to MNMNHMQMEHEAGTTYLWLIVGAVVLLLSIAAYIWSSRTHRSVLAHMKKNERAAIKKKTRSIRLAAHSLLGVSIIIIALFFMQDAFTKYDVADLGTNATIDVTDDKYYGADHTEEPIQYEMTIPTSGPHNPHDIKFGFYTDFPGYPYLVHNLEHGDIIIYYRENASDELKEHLKYLAKFRKAGAGILAVPNKDIPEGSEVVVTAWTKTMKLDTFDDAKVGTFINTYINQGPEKIPASIRQGGGTM from the coding sequence ATGAATATGAATCATATGCAAATGGAGCACGAGGCAGGGACAACCTACCTGTGGCTTATCGTTGGTGCAGTCGTTCTGTTACTCTCCATCGCAGCTTATATCTGGTCTTCACGCACTCATAGGTCTGTACTGGCACATATGAAGAAGAATGAACGGGCAGCCATCAAAAAGAAAACCCGATCCATCCGCCTGGCTGCACACTCACTGCTAGGTGTGTCGATCATCATCATTGCTCTTTTCTTCATGCAGGATGCGTTCACCAAGTATGATGTGGCCGACCTCGGCACCAATGCAACAATTGACGTGACGGACGATAAATACTACGGGGCAGATCATACAGAAGAACCGATTCAATATGAGATGACCATCCCAACGTCGGGACCTCATAATCCGCATGATATCAAGTTTGGATTTTACACCGATTTCCCCGGCTATCCGTATCTGGTACATAATCTGGAACACGGGGATATCATCATTTATTATCGTGAGAACGCAAGTGATGAGCTGAAGGAGCATTTGAAATACCTTGCCAAGTTCCGCAAAGCTGGGGCAGGTATTCTCGCTGTACCGAACAAAGACATTCCCGAGGGCAGTGAGGTCGTCGTGACGGCGTGGACGAAAACAATGAAACTGGACACGTTCGATGATGCCAAAGTAGGCACCTTTATTAATACATATATTAATCAAGGACCTGAAAAGATTCCTGCCTCCATCCGCCAGGGTGGCGGAACGATGTAA
- a CDS encoding nucleoside hydrolase, which translates to MTNQLNVYFNHDGGVDDLVSLFMLLQMDNVHVTGVSVIPADGYLEPATDASRKIIDRFGTYSVEVAKSNSRGKNPFPAAWRLHSFYVDALPVLNESGKMEAPLSAVPAHQHLIEKVRSTEGKTLLLFTGPLTDLARALDEAPDIEEKIDKLVWMGGTFERGNVEEPEHDGTAEWNVFWDPEAAYRVWQSGIQIDLVALESTNKVPLTPAVRNRWAAERRFEGVDFLGNCYAGCPPLVYSETNSTYYLWDVLTTASVGREDIVKKKTVNCIVIPDGPSQGRTVEQADGRPVQLVYDTDPEAFFTYMTDLGKKAAPQRY; encoded by the coding sequence ATGACGAACCAACTTAATGTGTATTTTAACCATGACGGCGGCGTGGATGACCTCGTATCGCTGTTCATGCTTCTGCAAATGGACAATGTACATGTAACCGGCGTATCGGTTATTCCGGCAGACGGATATCTGGAGCCAGCTACAGATGCCAGCCGTAAAATTATCGATCGCTTCGGCACATATTCCGTAGAGGTAGCGAAATCCAACTCCAGAGGAAAAAATCCGTTTCCTGCGGCGTGGAGACTGCATTCCTTCTATGTAGATGCACTTCCGGTACTGAACGAATCCGGCAAAATGGAAGCTCCTCTGTCTGCCGTTCCGGCTCATCAGCATCTGATTGAGAAAGTGCGCAGCACCGAAGGTAAAACGCTGCTCTTGTTCACAGGACCGCTGACTGACCTCGCGCGTGCACTGGATGAAGCACCAGATATTGAAGAGAAAATCGACAAGCTCGTATGGATGGGCGGTACGTTTGAAAGAGGGAACGTTGAGGAGCCTGAGCATGATGGTACAGCGGAATGGAACGTATTCTGGGACCCGGAAGCGGCTTACCGTGTATGGCAGAGCGGCATCCAGATTGATCTGGTAGCCCTGGAAAGCACGAACAAAGTACCTCTGACCCCTGCTGTACGTAACCGTTGGGCTGCAGAGCGTCGCTTTGAAGGCGTTGATTTCCTGGGTAACTGTTACGCAGGATGTCCGCCACTGGTGTACAGTGAAACGAATTCCACATACTATCTGTGGGATGTGTTGACTACGGCTTCCGTTGGACGTGAGGACATCGTGAAGAAGAAAACGGTGAACTGCATTGTCATCCCGGATGGTCCAAGCCAGGGCCGTACGGTGGAACAAGCAGACGGACGTCCTGTGCAACTCGTGTATGATACCGATCCGGAAGCGTTCTTTACGTACATGACGGATTTGGGCAAAAAAGCTGCTCCGCAGCGCTATTAA
- a CDS encoding MMPL family transporter has product MQEGSGYGRWVAGKRSKWITLLVWIIIAVVLGLVWPAVGERETNNAQDLNDSKPSVQAAAVAQKEFPGGEGLPALIVWRQAGGLTDEQIEKIQALTERLDQDPVEQQQSVVPLYQLPPQALNGQLSEDGSTLVMPLFFNQEADSSQLKEGIEALEQKTNDIFGSDPFDVAIDDASALSARVTGPVGISIDASGLFSSADVSLLIATVVLVLVLLLLIYRSPVLAIIPIIAVGFAYMVTSPILGFMADQGWITVDAQSISIMTVLLFGAGTDYCLFMISRFRQILYHEPDKKKALFQAITGSSGAIAMSGFTVVAALLVLLFAEYGAYHRFAVPFSLSIFIMFIASLTLVPALLAIFGRGSFYPFVPRTHDMEVERAKKKGKPAPAPRKIKESWIGRIVVTKPWTVLAITLVLLGGLAAFSSQIKFTYDLLSSFPENVSSREGFKVIGEQFSEGELAPAKVIIDTEGKETDLKQRLESLDYVSKVGDAQQGAENANITAYDVEFNLNPYSMEAMQHIPDLRATAEQALTDAGITGADSHVWIDGQTAEQYDIEVTGERDASIIIPVVIGMITLLLLLYLRSVVATAYLIATVVLSYFSALGLGWLIIHYGLGADAIQGAIPLYSFVFLVALGEDYNIFMISSIWQKRKTMPLRQAIKEGVGETGSVITSAGLILAGTFAVLATLPIQVLVQFGIITAAGVLLDTFLVRPFMVPAITALLGKWAFWPGKYMPVAEKSKEKQNPSM; this is encoded by the coding sequence ATGCAAGAAGGTTCAGGTTACGGCCGCTGGGTTGCGGGCAAGCGAAGCAAATGGATAACACTATTGGTATGGATCATTATCGCGGTTGTTCTTGGTCTAGTATGGCCTGCTGTAGGTGAACGTGAAACGAATAATGCGCAGGATCTGAATGATTCCAAGCCATCGGTACAGGCAGCAGCGGTTGCTCAGAAAGAGTTTCCCGGCGGCGAAGGACTCCCCGCTCTCATCGTATGGCGTCAAGCCGGTGGGCTGACGGATGAACAGATTGAGAAGATTCAGGCATTAACCGAGCGGCTGGATCAGGATCCGGTGGAGCAGCAGCAATCCGTAGTGCCGCTCTATCAGTTGCCGCCACAAGCTCTGAATGGTCAACTTTCGGAAGATGGAAGCACGTTGGTGATGCCGCTCTTTTTCAATCAGGAAGCGGATTCGTCACAGCTGAAGGAAGGCATTGAAGCACTTGAGCAGAAAACGAATGACATTTTCGGTTCCGACCCATTTGACGTGGCCATTGATGATGCCAGCGCATTAAGCGCGCGAGTCACAGGTCCGGTCGGGATATCGATTGATGCGAGCGGACTGTTCTCATCCGCGGATGTATCCTTGCTGATTGCAACCGTTGTGCTCGTTTTGGTGCTGTTACTCCTGATCTACCGTTCGCCTGTACTGGCGATTATCCCGATTATTGCGGTTGGATTCGCCTATATGGTCACCAGTCCGATTCTCGGATTTATGGCGGATCAGGGCTGGATAACGGTTGACGCGCAGTCCATTTCTATTATGACGGTATTGTTGTTCGGTGCAGGAACAGACTACTGCCTCTTCATGATCTCCAGATTCCGTCAGATCCTCTATCATGAGCCGGATAAAAAGAAAGCACTCTTCCAAGCGATTACTGGATCATCCGGTGCGATCGCCATGAGTGGATTTACAGTCGTTGCAGCACTTCTTGTACTGCTGTTCGCGGAATACGGTGCCTATCACCGTTTTGCCGTACCATTCAGTTTATCCATCTTCATCATGTTTATTGCGAGCCTGACGCTGGTTCCGGCATTGCTGGCAATCTTTGGTCGGGGTTCATTCTACCCGTTTGTACCGCGTACGCACGATATGGAAGTGGAACGTGCGAAGAAAAAAGGCAAACCAGCGCCTGCTCCGCGCAAAATCAAGGAAAGCTGGATTGGCCGTATAGTGGTAACCAAGCCTTGGACGGTTCTGGCAATTACGCTGGTGCTGTTGGGTGGACTGGCTGCTTTCTCAAGCCAAATCAAATTCACGTATGACTTGCTATCGTCCTTCCCCGAGAATGTGTCTTCTCGCGAAGGTTTCAAGGTTATTGGGGAACAGTTCTCGGAAGGTGAATTGGCTCCTGCCAAAGTAATTATCGACACCGAGGGCAAAGAAACGGATCTGAAACAGCGTCTGGAATCGCTGGATTACGTAAGCAAAGTGGGCGATGCCCAGCAGGGTGCTGAGAATGCGAACATTACTGCCTACGACGTGGAATTCAATCTGAATCCATACTCGATGGAGGCGATGCAGCATATTCCAGATCTGCGGGCAACGGCTGAACAGGCGCTTACAGACGCCGGAATTACAGGTGCGGATAGTCATGTCTGGATAGACGGTCAGACGGCTGAACAGTATGACATCGAAGTCACCGGAGAACGGGATGCCAGCATCATTATTCCGGTGGTGATCGGGATGATCACATTGCTGCTGCTGTTATACCTGCGTTCCGTCGTTGCGACCGCGTATCTGATTGCCACAGTAGTTCTGTCCTACTTCTCCGCACTGGGACTGGGGTGGCTCATTATTCACTATGGATTGGGCGCAGACGCTATTCAGGGAGCGATTCCGCTGTATTCCTTCGTATTCCTTGTGGCGCTGGGTGAGGACTATAACATCTTCATGATCTCAAGCATCTGGCAAAAACGCAAAACGATGCCACTTCGCCAAGCGATTAAGGAAGGTGTAGGTGAAACCGGATCTGTCATTACTTCCGCAGGTCTGATTCTCGCAGGTACGTTTGCCGTACTGGCAACACTGCCGATTCAGGTACTGGTGCAGTTCGGGATCATCACGGCTGCGGGTGTCTTGCTCGATACGTTCCTTGTTCGTCCGTTCATGGTGCCAGCCATAACAGCTCTGCTGGGCAAATGGGCATTCTGGCCAGGCAAGTACATGCCTGTTGCAGAGAAATCCAAAGAGAAACAAAATCCATCCATGTAA
- a CDS encoding TetR/AcrR family transcriptional regulator: MSKQTNPPRSPGRPKAGAEQTSAQSKILMTASQLFMEYGYEPVSLQQIASLCGVTKASIYYHFSSKAELFTVAITRMMAMAMQQTALRLDEPRTLQERLIRVAEAKMEHSHIETEAMLREAEKHLNPEQLAQIREAEVRIFEVLAAHFQREMDNGYLRTASPMLLAHAFTSLLMLANREDVRNMHANITDLARELVALFLVGAVHRA, translated from the coding sequence ATGAGCAAACAAACAAACCCGCCCCGTTCCCCGGGCAGACCCAAAGCTGGTGCCGAACAGACATCAGCCCAGTCCAAAATACTGATGACCGCCTCACAGCTCTTTATGGAATATGGGTACGAGCCCGTCTCCCTCCAGCAAATTGCTTCACTATGCGGAGTGACCAAAGCGTCGATCTATTATCATTTTTCCAGCAAAGCCGAGCTGTTCACCGTTGCCATCACTCGCATGATGGCGATGGCCATGCAGCAGACCGCCCTTCGCCTGGATGAACCACGAACGTTGCAAGAGCGGCTGATACGTGTTGCGGAAGCGAAGATGGAACATTCACATATTGAAACCGAGGCCATGTTGCGTGAAGCGGAGAAGCATCTTAATCCGGAACAGCTTGCCCAGATTCGGGAAGCCGAGGTTCGAATTTTTGAAGTTCTTGCTGCCCACTTCCAGCGGGAGATGGATAACGGTTATCTGCGGACTGCCAGCCCTATGCTGCTGGCTCATGCGTTTACGTCTCTGCTGATGTTGGCTAATCGTGAAGACGTGCGTAACATGCATGCAAATATTACCGATCTGGCACGCGAGCTGGTGGCACTGTTTTTGGTGGGGGCCGTTCACCGGGCGTAA
- a CDS encoding GNAT family N-acetyltransferase, producing MSQPTPSQRIPRLLETKRIYLRPLEPTDIDTYFPGLFDPEMRRLTGTQNSFTRTQVERYIENAAQDDSRLLLLIALQENDQVIGDIALMDMHAKNRSAHIRIAIDNIEHQGKGYGSEAMLLMLDYGFGICNLHRIELEVYAFNPRAIHTYEKLGFQREGVKRDAFYYNHQYHDAIQMSILEDEFRERHTPRQTGND from the coding sequence ATGTCCCAACCAACACCATCCCAACGAATCCCACGTCTGTTGGAAACGAAGCGCATCTATCTGCGTCCGCTTGAACCAACTGACATTGATACCTATTTTCCCGGATTGTTTGACCCCGAGATGCGCAGACTCACCGGAACACAAAACAGCTTTACCCGTACCCAAGTAGAACGCTACATCGAAAACGCGGCCCAGGATGACTCGCGGTTGCTGCTGCTGATTGCCTTACAGGAAAATGACCAGGTCATCGGGGATATTGCCCTAATGGACATGCACGCCAAGAATCGCAGTGCGCACATTCGGATCGCCATTGATAACATTGAGCACCAAGGAAAGGGGTATGGAAGCGAAGCTATGCTTCTCATGCTGGATTATGGTTTCGGCATCTGCAATCTGCACCGAATCGAACTTGAAGTATATGCCTTTAATCCACGTGCTATTCATACATATGAGAAGCTCGGATTTCAGCGCGAAGGCGTGAAGCGGGATGCTTTCTATTATAATCACCAATATCACGATGCCATTCAGATGAGCATACTGGAGGATGAATTCCGTGAACGCCATACCCCCCGTCAGACAGGTAACGATTAG
- a CDS encoding serpin family protein: MHTRLGILLLLCCISGLIITSCSSEEDPDKMESNSNQELSQTERNAALKEIKPERVQAMNAMGLRILQQMSAKEKAGGNNLLISPYSIAAAIGMAYNGSIGETRREMAEVMGWSGMEMDRVNASQAALQQLLTHPGKGIQIGVANSMWTKKGIPVEEAYQTTIQHAYDAEIRTLNEQPAQAKEEINQWVKQHTEGMIPNLMQEPPGDEALMILVNAIAFDGNWMDEFNPEYTTDDEFKPASGKALSVRMMHQSRQFHYTENEDWQAVRLPYGEGQMYLLVVLPREGHTLEEVHQQLLDDPKRLDTGSEYRLVELSLPRFRAEYGLNLKEVLQRLGMEMAFDPYAANFTDMITPGPNLQAYIGQILHHAVMEVNEQGTVAAASTMVGMEAGSAPPTDPAKFEVNRPFMVAVVDEATDAWVFAGSIYNPEPLEEK, from the coding sequence ATGCATACACGGTTAGGGATACTGCTGTTATTATGTTGTATAAGTGGGCTGATCATTACAAGCTGTTCATCAGAGGAGGACCCGGACAAGATGGAATCCAATTCGAATCAGGAGCTATCCCAGACAGAACGAAATGCTGCTCTCAAAGAAATCAAACCCGAAAGAGTCCAAGCCATGAACGCCATGGGGCTGCGCATCCTTCAACAGATGAGCGCAAAAGAGAAGGCTGGCGGGAATAATCTGCTGATTTCACCTTACAGCATTGCGGCGGCGATTGGCATGGCATATAACGGTAGCATAGGTGAGACCAGGCGAGAGATGGCAGAGGTCATGGGCTGGTCGGGGATGGAAATGGACCGAGTGAATGCTTCTCAAGCGGCTTTGCAGCAGTTGTTGACCCATCCGGGAAAAGGCATACAGATCGGTGTAGCGAACTCCATGTGGACGAAGAAAGGAATTCCGGTAGAGGAAGCATACCAAACAACCATACAGCACGCTTATGATGCCGAGATCAGGACGTTGAATGAACAACCGGCACAAGCAAAGGAAGAGATCAACCAATGGGTGAAGCAGCATACCGAAGGCATGATCCCAAATTTGATGCAGGAGCCTCCTGGAGATGAAGCTCTGATGATTCTGGTGAATGCTATTGCATTTGATGGAAACTGGATGGATGAGTTTAACCCGGAGTACACGACTGACGACGAGTTCAAGCCGGCAAGTGGAAAAGCCCTTTCTGTGCGGATGATGCATCAGTCGAGGCAGTTCCACTACACGGAGAATGAGGATTGGCAGGCGGTTAGACTGCCCTACGGAGAAGGACAGATGTATCTACTCGTCGTTTTGCCGCGAGAGGGTCATACGTTGGAAGAGGTCCATCAGCAGTTGCTGGATGACCCGAAAAGACTCGATACCGGTTCTGAATACAGGCTGGTTGAGCTGTCCTTGCCACGTTTTCGTGCAGAGTATGGCTTGAACCTGAAAGAGGTATTGCAACGGCTGGGTATGGAAATGGCCTTTGACCCTTATGCCGCCAATTTCACGGATATGATTACTCCCGGACCGAACTTGCAAGCATACATTGGTCAGATACTTCATCATGCAGTGATGGAGGTTAACGAGCAAGGTACTGTAGCTGCTGCTTCAACAATGGTGGGAATGGAGGCCGGAAGTGCTCCGCCAACTGATCCGGCGAAGTTTGAGGTGAATCGTCCATTTATGGTCGCTGTAGTAGATGAGGCTACAGATGCATGGGTGTTTGCTGGATCTATTTATAACCCGGAACCACTTGAGGAGAAATAA
- a CDS encoding IS3 family transposase (programmed frameshift), which produces MSKKLFTTQEQAQLRTNPYVKNVSAKAITYTDAFKERFIQEYNQGKFPSEIFQEAGFAIDVLGATRIRKASNRWRAAFQEQGPAGLTDARKHASGRPLTRELSLEEKYARLEAKMKWLEAENEFLKKARSTRKADEKKEIQLSTWQKFELIQQMMRAYPLQRKVHVLCEIAGVSRSGYYRYRSENAQLHRQKQEQNDENVKAILLKAYRYRGRKKGARQIKMTLENQYGVTYNLKRIRRVMQKYNIVCPIRKANPARRMAKATQEHRTCPNTLKRAFKPGVAGQVLLTDITYLTYGKNKRAYLSTIKDAETNEILAYEVSASLGLDIAIDTLKQLKKHRHLTSDALIHSDQGFHYTNPKFQKLVKEMGLSQSMSRRGNCWDNAPQESFFGHFKDETNFKTCMTLEEVTQEVKSYMIYYNHYRGQWNLKKLPPARYRQQLEVA; this is translated from the exons ATGTCTAAAAAGTTATTTACAACTCAAGAGCAAGCTCAGTTAAGAACAAATCCCTATGTGAAAAATGTCAGTGCTAAAGCCATTACATATACGGATGCTTTTAAAGAACGATTTATTCAAGAGTATAATCAAGGTAAGTTTCCAAGTGAGATTTTTCAGGAGGCGGGCTTTGCCATTGACGTTTTGGGGGCAACCCGGATTCGAAAGGCTTCCAATCGATGGCGTGCGGCTTTTCAGGAACAAGGACCTGCAGGATTAACAGACGCTAGAAAACACGCCTCAGGACGTCCTCTGACCCGCGAATTAAGTCTCGAAGAAAAATATGCCCGTTTAGAAGCGAAAATGAAATGGCTTGAAGCGGAGAATGAAT TTCTTAAAAAAGCTCGATCAACTCGAAAGGCAGATGAGAAAAAAGAAATTCAATTAAGTACGTGGCAAAAATTCGAACTGATTCAACAGATGATGAGGGCATACCCTCTCCAGCGAAAGGTGCATGTTCTATGTGAAATCGCCGGGGTCTCACGTTCGGGCTACTATCGATATCGTAGTGAAAATGCTCAATTACATCGTCAAAAACAGGAACAAAACGATGAAAACGTCAAAGCGATTCTTCTGAAAGCCTACCGTTACCGGGGAAGGAAGAAGGGAGCTCGTCAAATCAAAATGACGCTGGAGAACCAATATGGAGTTACATACAACCTCAAGCGTATCCGTCGAGTCATGCAAAAGTACAACATCGTTTGTCCGATTCGAAAAGCCAATCCTGCACGACGTATGGCCAAAGCCACTCAAGAGCATCGAACCTGTCCCAACACGTTAAAGCGAGCCTTTAAGCCAGGGGTCGCCGGTCAAGTTCTCTTAACCGACATCACGTATTTAACCTATGGGAAAAACAAGCGGGCCTATCTGTCCACGATAAAAGACGCCGAAACGAATGAAATTTTAGCCTATGAAGTCTCTGCTTCACTTGGTTTGGACATTGCGATCGACACGTTGAAACAACTCAAGAAACATCGCCATCTCACCTCGGATGCCTTGATTCATTCGGATCAAGGATTTCACTACACCAATCCGAAGTTCCAAAAGCTTGTGAAAGAAATGGGGCTAAGTCAATCCATGTCACGTAGAGGAAACTGTTGGGATAACGCTCCACAAGAATCATTCTTTGGGCATTTTAAAGATGAAACGAATTTCAAAACGTGTATGACTTTGGAAGAAGTTACGCAAGAAGTGAAAAGCTACATGATCTATTACAATCATTATCGAGGTCAATGGAACTTAAAGAAGCTGCCGCCTGCGCGTTACAGGCAGCAGCTTGAGGTGGCCTAA
- a CDS encoding ABC transporter ATP-binding protein gives MSERTERKSPRPPGGPGHPGGGMGMRPPVEKAKDFKGTLRRLMRYLQPHSYRLLGVLVAAILSTVFSIISPKVMAEGTDILSQGAIAILQGVQGAGIDFPALMKVLYLLVGLYLFSAAFMYIQQYLMAGVAQRVVYDMREQISAKVGRLPLKYFDSRTHGETLSRATNDVDNISNTLQQSLAQFITSVVTIVGVIIMMLTISPWMTLITILTLPLSVVVVMLVASRSQKHFAGQQKSLGELNGHVEEMYTGHKVVKAFGREEHSVEQFEKVNEELYESGWKAQFISGIIMPLMTFVGNLGYVLICVVGGIFVTRGAISIGDILAFTQYSRQFTQPINQIANISNIIQSTIASAERVFELLDEEEEVPESSKPVQLQQPQGAVAFHGVNFGYKADELLIHNMNIDVKPGQTVAIVGPTGAGKTTLINLLMRFYEIQDGQITIDGVNIVDMERGKLRSLFGMVLQDTWLFNGTIRDNIAYGREGATEEEVIRAADAAHADHFIRTLPDGYDTVLNEEASNISQGQKQLLTIARAILANPAILILDEATSSVDTRTEVFIQKAMNDLMKDRTSFVIAHRLSTIRGADLILVMDHGNVIEQGNHEELMAKQGFYADLYNSQFTEQQPQAI, from the coding sequence ATGAGTGAACGTACAGAACGCAAGTCACCTCGTCCCCCTGGCGGGCCGGGTCATCCCGGAGGCGGAATGGGCATGCGGCCTCCTGTGGAGAAAGCAAAGGATTTCAAGGGTACACTGCGGCGCTTGATGCGTTATCTTCAGCCTCATAGCTATCGTTTGCTGGGTGTGTTGGTTGCTGCAATTCTAAGTACCGTGTTCAGCATCATCAGTCCGAAGGTTATGGCGGAAGGGACCGATATTCTCAGTCAAGGCGCTATTGCCATCCTTCAGGGAGTGCAAGGTGCCGGGATTGATTTTCCTGCCTTGATGAAAGTATTGTATCTGCTTGTGGGACTCTATCTGTTTAGTGCAGCTTTCATGTACATTCAGCAATATCTGATGGCTGGTGTCGCTCAGCGAGTTGTGTATGACATGCGTGAGCAGATCAGTGCCAAGGTTGGACGTCTGCCACTGAAATATTTTGACTCCCGTACCCATGGGGAAACCTTAAGCCGGGCGACAAATGATGTGGACAACATCAGTAATACGCTCCAACAAAGTTTGGCACAGTTCATTACGTCTGTAGTCACCATTGTCGGAGTTATCATCATGATGCTGACCATTAGTCCATGGATGACCCTCATTACCATTTTGACACTGCCATTAAGCGTAGTTGTTGTAATGCTGGTGGCATCCCGTTCGCAAAAGCACTTTGCAGGCCAGCAAAAATCACTTGGTGAATTGAACGGGCATGTCGAGGAAATGTACACCGGACACAAGGTGGTCAAAGCCTTTGGACGGGAAGAGCATTCGGTAGAACAGTTCGAAAAAGTGAACGAAGAACTGTATGAATCCGGTTGGAAAGCCCAGTTTATCTCGGGTATTATCATGCCGCTGATGACGTTTGTAGGTAACCTTGGTTACGTGCTGATCTGTGTAGTCGGTGGGATCTTTGTTACGCGTGGTGCCATTTCCATCGGGGATATCCTTGCATTTACACAGTACTCCCGTCAATTCACTCAGCCGATCAACCAAATCGCCAACATCTCGAATATCATTCAGTCCACGATCGCTTCGGCGGAGCGGGTATTTGAATTGCTGGATGAAGAGGAAGAAGTTCCGGAGTCTTCAAAACCGGTACAATTGCAGCAGCCACAGGGTGCCGTTGCATTCCATGGTGTGAATTTTGGATATAAAGCGGATGAGTTACTCATTCATAATATGAATATTGATGTAAAACCGGGACAGACGGTAGCCATTGTCGGGCCTACTGGGGCGGGGAAAACGACCTTGATCAACCTCCTGATGCGTTTCTATGAAATTCAGGACGGCCAAATTACGATTGACGGCGTTAATATCGTGGACATGGAACGCGGTAAGCTGCGTAGCCTGTTTGGGATGGTGCTTCAGGACACATGGCTGTTCAACGGAACGATCCGTGACAACATTGCCTATGGCCGGGAAGGTGCAACGGAAGAGGAAGTCATCAGAGCGGCCGATGCAGCCCATGCCGATCACTTCATTCGTACCTTGCCTGATGGATATGACACGGTGCTGAATGAAGAAGCATCGAACATTTCCCAAGGACAGAAGCAATTGCTGACCATTGCGAGAGCGATTCTGGCGAATCCGGCCATTCTGATTCTGGATGAAGCGACGAGCAGTGTCGATACGCGGACTGAAGTGTTCATCCAGAAAGCGATGAATGATCTGATGAAGGATCGCACCAGCTTTGTCATTGCCCATAGATTGTCCACCATTCGTGGTGCCGACCTGATTCTTGTCATGGATCATGGTAACGTCATTGAGCAGGGCAATCATGAGGAGTTAATGGCCAAACAGGGCTTCTATGCCGATCTGTACAACAGTCAGTTCACGGAGCAACAGCCGCAGGCGATCTAA